The Triticum urartu cultivar G1812 unplaced genomic scaffold, Tu2.1 TuUngrouped_contig_5820, whole genome shotgun sequence nucleotide sequence TGTACTAGAACCAATGAGGAATGTCTAATCACAAACTCTGGCCACTGGGTCTGGGCGCCATTGCAGATTAGCTAGTATGTTTGGACCTTGAGGGCGGCTTGAAGACGCAAAGGCGGATGCCGAGCACTACTCTCCATGATGGTCGCACCTCCATCCTTCGCCCTCCCCGCCTGCCATCCTCACGCAACCGAATCATCGCCTATTTTGAAGCAAAATATTTCTTGCCTATTTTCTTGATATTGGTGCTACTTTCACATCAGAGCTTGAACCGGAAAATGCCATGCCATATACTCAGATTCAAAGGAGATTGTGTCTTCTAACCTATGTTGGATTTTTTTTTTCTGAAATGAAAAGGAGATTAAACCGCTGGCCTCTGCATAAATCAATGCAAACCGTTTATTCATTTATTCTAACCCATTCAGAAGATGTGTGTAGCTTTAGGTCCATATTAAGCAATTTCAAAATTATTTCATTGTATAGCTTTGACATGTTTCATTGGTGCCATGAGTACTGAATAAATTAAAATGGCTGTATCCATTGATCAGGTCACGTGAATTCCAAATTCTAAATACTGCGTGTAGTAACCAGAAAGTAGCAAGGACCACTTTCAGAAGTTTATACCCACTAAGTTAGTAAAAATCACTGTGGACAAAGTGCTAACAATAGATGGGAAACCAAAGATATTCTCACGATGCAATACGGTAACACAACCAAGACATTACCAACAGCTATAATCCAGCGTCCAACTGACTAACTGAACATGATATCAATGTGGACTCTCACATAACAGAGAAAAATATTATAGCTTCTCATATTCTCACATGTTAACCAAATCCCATTATCGGCTAAAACAATGGCAAGTAGTACTAGATAATAATAATGTAATAGAGTCAGTGTGTAATTTCTAATCACATACTCTGGCTACTGGGTCTGGGTGTCATTGCAGATTAGCTAGTATGTTGGACAAAATCCCATTATCGCCGGCAGGAGTTGCAGAACAGTTTGAACAACCATTATGCACTGCCTCAAATTCTGTgagaacccacaagcaaaaacaGTGCCCTCAAACAAGAGCAAGTTAGCAACAAATCACAGGTTGTTCAAACTTGACCCATCCAAATTACTCTCAAATTAACAAAGTCTCACAGAACTAAGAAACCCAACAAGATAATCGTCCAATGATATAGATTAGAGTTTCATGCTCAACGACTCCCTTGTTTTGGAGACGAGCCACACAGTTTTCCACTCCCAGACTGACCCAAAGTTCAACATTGTTGTAGGAGCAGCAGAATCAAGACATGCTTCAGGATAACATTTCTAGCGGCGGACGATGTAAACCCACATTGTCAGAAGCTCCTCACACTTCAGCAGCTTGAAGAGGCAGAGGTCCCCCTCCCGCAGGTGGTTGTCGCGGGCGAAAGATGGCCATCCTTTGAGAACCCTCGAGCCTTGTGAGCTATGCCGCAGCTTGGTAGGCCATGACCTACTCTTGCCCTCCCGCAGAAGCACCAACTCGACTCCTCTACGTTTTCCACAAGGATGGCCACCAGAAAACTTCTCAACAAGATACCTGGTTGCGTACTGCGAGCCAAAGCGCTGTTCATATACATAACAGAGGGCAAATGTTAGAAGGACACAGATGCAGACATACGTGGCAAATTCATTCCTATTTATCTTATCATTTTACCAAAGGATACGGATGCAATCCAGGAACTGATAGAAAGCAAAAGAAATGTTTTCCTTGAACTTACTAGCATGGGATTGTTTTGGCTGCCACGCTGACAGACAGTGCTCTTGCTCATGATAGCAACATAAAAGGGTGGTTTGAACTTAATCTTCTTAACTTTCTTTAACAATTTCTTCCGCTGTGTTGGTGTTAGACAAGCTTTCTCTGACAGCATGAAGAGACGCCCAGAAGCTCCCTCGGAACCCTCAGAGACTTCATGCTCTTCACACAGACAAGTTTTCATATGTTAGACATATATAATGTGAACCCAAGTGTGCGACATGTATCCTAGCAGTGGGAACAGCTTAGTGTCGTGCTGACTTACCATCGGTGTGTGGTTTGCCCTTAACGGCGCCCATCTTGGCCCTTTTTCTTCCGTAATTTGAGCCAATGTCAGTTCTTCCACCAGAGGAATGATCAATGTTCGCTTTGTGAAGGACATGGACTGTCACTATGAACCTTTTCTGCTTCACATTTGTCATTGGTTGAAAGAGGCAGATATCACCCTCATTAATATGGTTGTCACAAGCAAAGTTGTACAAAAAGAGGTTGCGCCGACCAGCATCAGACACGCCGGATGGCCTGATGCGGAATGTGCATTTCCAATCCTTGTTCTTCCCAGGCAGCTGGAGTATGACAGTAGTGTCTTCACATGGAAAGTGCTCGAGTGCATAATCCTTATGTATTATCTAATTGAAAAAAAGGACAAAATGGATAGTGATACTGTTATGCTTGTTATATCTGATACCTGAAGTAGTAAAGAGTTAAGAAGCTAAGACTGTAACAAAGGCATCGATAATGTTGATTTAGTAATGCATATGCATTTCGTTGCATATCGTTCAGAGTTTTGAGTTAGAACCAGAACACTGACTGACTTAAATAGTGTCATATAACAAGACAATGTGTGTAGGTACAGACAGTGAGCAATTTTCATACAAAATGCAGATGGCAAAACTTA carries:
- the LOC125529760 gene encoding B3 domain-containing protein Os03g0620400-like, producing MAFEFFTILLSNSLKKLRLPGKFARVFDGHEPFEVKLREAGRWHRLWDVEVVFDAEGHIYLGRGWEQFAGAHDLRLGHFLVLSYDGCHAMLTVKVFDGSMCRRHYQNDSDASSGSSGDSGNTLFLIMYMVRLLGQQGAEGEGQVPPQTEAEEGDGEQGISKMSNPCDSDGSQKGRSYCSEKLSAEDSLSVDNSVELANLQTLSSNYVLSTQCYLTKAQKVKIDVLIEKIQPKFTVLVVQMKKSNVKRHATLIIHKDYALEHFPCEDTTVILQLPGKNKDWKCTFRIRPSGVSDAGRRNLFLYNFACDNHINEGDICLFQPMTNVKQKRFIVTVHVLHKANIDHSSGGRTDIGSNYGRKRAKMGAVKGKPHTDGKSHEVSEGSEGASGRLFMLSEKACLTPTQRKKLLKKVKKIKFKPPFYVAIMSKSTVCQRGSQNNPMLRFGSQYATRYLVEKFSGGHPCGKRRGVELVLLREGKSRSWPTKLRHSSQGSRVLKGWPSFARDNHLREGDLCLFKLLKCEELLTMWVYIVRR